The genomic segment ATCCGGGATGATCAACTATGACTTCAATACTATTTAGGTACactgtatacaaattttttttcaactacaaagcAGTACtaatatataggctatattttatctcCCACCTAGCTGTGTCCGCagtctaccgcaggtagattgcctacctgtttatatactatttacataACCATAAGCGAAACTCACGGCAACGCCACGCGGGGTGgctaaaacttaaaataaaatatgattttgcttccaTACCGATGCACAAAGAaatacacccaaaaggagttaattaatcacaatttttttaccgGGTAACGCCAAGTTATTCAGCTagtagcttataaaaataataactaaaggccaaatataacataataaataagtacctcAAATTCTACAAAAAagatattacaatagtatacctactaaatagtgttatagtaatattttaatgtagtaaTTATATAACACTATGCTCAAAGCTCAAACAGTCAAACACAACGATGAACAGTGAAGAATAATACAAGATAAAGAGAACGTGTcgtgttatattgttattggttGAAATTGACCGTTAAACGTAATCCTTGTAAATGTCAATTAATAATAGTAGCCtggtacctaatacattttctaGCTTTTTTACTGTacaaatgaaattgtatttacatttatagaataatactaaaaaaaattggaaactgaaaatgcccGTATACAGtctaaaacaattcaaaatatttttaaataatatcaaattgtatagaaaatgctaatataaacaaccagtgaaaattccaTGTATCCTGCGGtcgtttgttttagagttacgccAAATACAACattcgattttgtcgaaaactattttccgtaaaaatttttgtttttccttgatttttaatttgcgTTGTCCTCTCGCTGCTGAAAActattgtgaattttaaattttgatcttcCGAAAGCATCAACTTcgttcactttcccatcgaacaagacactgttgaagaaaatttgaGCAGTTTTACTGCTCAAAACGGTGAtgacacacataatatttacaatataataaaaagcaaacatcattgtaaaatcaatacattcaccactccgttcaaaatctaataaaaaataagaataaatgtttaacgtttatacattttaattgatataaatatcaGCTTAAACTAATAATTCAGGGGAAAAAAGGAAGCAAGGTCGACCTCAAGTTTCTGGGATGGACAAGTGAGAAATTGGTTCAATACATCTACGATATCATTATTCGGGACAgccattaatacaataaaagtaataacatgATTGCCAACGTTTGATAACGAATATGGCACTCATAGAAGAAGAAGTACTTAGTAGACCTTAACTCTATTATAATTCTTCTTGAATTAgtatgttattaacttataatttactagccataatatattctacaaattgcaaattaattgttgttaataacatattataaacttttataattgaAGTAAACgtaaacaaatttgtttttatattacgataaacaaaataagatttacacaaaaatagataactataatatgagtacattgttttaaaatatacattgctACAGTTATATTTAGATTGGTTAAACAAAAGATATACAtcaaaactaaacattttaataaattattccaaCGTCCTTAACTCGTCTCTccagcatttttttattttatttttgatttatgtgattttttatttaatctattacaatataagaacaataagaacaattgatgaccatgttataaaataaaaaaataaaaataaaaaggcagACCGGACGGAGTGTAGAGGCCTCCAAGCGGAAGTACTACGACATGTGTCGAAACATGTGTCAATTTTCTTAAATgtgcgtttttaaatattaattgatcacagataataaatttatatggcCTCACTCTAGTATGTGTCTccttataatgtgttttttttacagattgttaattataaaacgtttaatCACAGTCAGCACATTCAAAGGACTTTATACTTGTATGTATCTTTGAATGGCGTTTTAAATATGCGTTCAAAGAAAAAGAAAGGTCACAGATAACACATTTAAACGGCTTTTCTTTAGTATGACGGGTCTTTGTATGGAAAGCTAAAGTATGTGATCGAGAGAAAGCTTGATTACAGATTTCTAATATGTACGGCTTTTCTTTAGTATGAGTCCATGAATGgacttttaaatgtatttacctactttcttataaattatacacgtttaaattaagtttaatattgaaattaacaaTTAGCCCAGCTTCCAACCCTGATATACAAGTTAGTAAccaacagtttattttttttatactacccACCTataaatacaagaaaaaaaaatcgggtaggagggtgttgctctgctgtacagtagttaatTACAAATGAGTCACTGTCATTGATTGccgtattacattatatgtgctttttacataaattatattgtacgttgtatttgatctaattctcgaatacacaATATCGAGAGCCCCCGAACACACGGAGTAaggtaataaagtaattttactattttaacatcTGATTTAATATAACTATCCACAGGAATCTGATGtgctaatgttcatttacttctcATACATTGACACAGCcaaaatatacatgtaatatgaaATGCCTAAACAGTAGTGTCTACCCCTTAAGACATAGTATGCTCCAgcctccagcccccttaaagaAATAGATGGAACATTTAAGCCCAAGGACTTGGGGGCGTGGTCGTGCCGAACGAATTAAGAGAGACAGCATAAGATTGAGATAATTGGCCTCTGCTCCGAGGACAGTCAATTAGAGCGTTCGTtcattttttgttcattttctaAATGATAAGACaagtatttatgataatatttttttatgttttaaaatacaactttcaaaattcaagttgaaattttcaagttcaactattatatttcaattattacattttctgttatatgtttactttattggttcataataaatattacattttcagctATACCTAGCCTATAGTTAATTCATTTATTGATTCATATGTACTTAACAATAAAGCCAGCTATGAATTCAACAACatcttatacataattattgagACTTACTAAACTTTCAATATAATCATGAtcagttaattttttacttgaGTACCACAGTTCCCAAAACATGATgcagttatttagttatttacaaGCAAACTTTTATAGGCATGTTCAAATTGAAAACAACTTGGATTGTTGTTTAATCCATTTCTTTCCCAAGCTGCACTGAAAAAAGTTTCTAGATGATTCTGCGAACATTTATATGTAAGCATATAACCAtggtttaattattgtttatcatcTAAAGTcctatacatttgtatgtagTTTTCCAAATCTAATATCAACCCAACAAAACctgtatttttgaaatgatttactatattaatttcttTGAATATTGTAGAATCTTGCTTTTAGTGATTTCTTTAAGTGTCAAACCCATTAAATAGGTATGCTTTGAATTGTTCTGTGAACTGTTCATATTTCTCTATTGTTTCTAAACTTAAAGGTTTACCATAAGGAGTTTTGCTAAATTTACTTCGgctatttaatatatcaaaagtACTGTTGAAGTATTGGCAAAACTCAGCAATGCAAAGAGCATTTTTATAATCAGAATCAGTGTTATGGAGGTATTTCAAAGCTAAACTCACACTTTCACTTAATACTTGCACTTCTAACTTAACCCTCATTTTTTCATTGTGGTAATGGATCTGTTTATTTGTCAATTTTGTAGCTAAATGTAAACCTTGatccttttgtttttcatgaagcattcttaaaaaatttcaatctaTACATTCTCCTttactattacatattttttgtttttctccaAAACAGTTGCGAACTAATTGCATCATAATACTGCGTCCCATATTAAGTAAATTGGTTGTTGTGTAATAGGATGGTCAATGTAAGCCTTCATGTTTTTAAGAGAAAAATTGGCTcttaatttattgcatattgttTTATTCACACTTGTTCCATCGTATGTTTGTttcatgtaataaaataatgcattttgtcAATAAATTAGCTCTTTCTTCTCCATTCAGTCCATTAATCACAAAATATCCTACAGGGATTTTCCAATGACCATTAAAGGCAACGGCCATAAAAacaaggatataatatattataacatattatgtagttagAGGCCTGTCTCGTTCATCTCCATCAAACCCGATTTCAGTGCCCATATTTACAAATCTACTCCACTCACTCCCTGAtcatgttacatttttttaactgccATTTCATCTACTAATAAGTTGATGGCAACATATTCATTGGTAGCTTTTAAAGAAACAGCATTTAATGCTTCTTGACTAAAACTTGGTTTGCCGTTAATTACTTTGTACCAACgacttatattttttgtatgaggtaatacatttttgaatgtgCTACGTACAAAATCATATGCCTTAGCTGAATAAAATTGTAGCGTTACAGCAAATTTCACCGATGCAGCTCGCCCCTGTGACAACTCATGGATCAACGCACTGAAGTGAAATTGTTGGGATGAACGGGCAATCACAAGTGCTGCTTGGTCGAGCTCCTTTCGGGATAAATGGCCATTTTCAACAGGTTGTTTCCTACATAGCGTGACGAACCGAAGTATACGAGCAGTGGTTCGGACAGCTTTTACATAAGAGGAAAACTGTTCATACCACTCTAACTTCTCTTCTTGGATGACCAATACCTTTGCAGATTGAACCTTAAATTCAGGCAATTGATCATGGATAcacatatttattgaatattactctaaacatcaaatattaattaacaataattaaatataccagACTttcttacataaattataattatactttaaaaattgttttgccaCGGAACAGCGCCATTCGTCATAAAATATCCCGTGAATAATTCTCTGAATTCTTTCGCATCGCTCGGTGACCTACGGGGCATTCTACGAATTGGTAAGAACGATGCTTCGTTATTGTGGTTTTGATGCCATGACCCTGGAATAATTTCACCATCTTTTTCTGAGTCAAATGTTCCTTGTGAACAATAATTGGAAGACgaaattttactttttcttaaaaaattgtgcAGCAATGCAAACGCCATTGTTATATTTGTCATTTTGTCGGGATTGAGTAACATTGGACGTCTGAATACTCTAAAAACTTATGACATCAGTGGCGTCCACAGGGGGGGCTAACGGGCTGAAGCCCTCCCCCattgcccatattattattactttttcaaaaatatttatcaagtttcaattGTCAATTATAGTAAGCAAGacgtaaatttaatatatgtcttaccagaatgaattcatttttgaaaaaacaatgtatttgcataccaattttcataaatcatctgtaatttttaggtaaaagtatgaattacttgtatgaaagaccttgtattaaattgtttagccttagctatatacatttaatattttataagttttgaactacaaattaactgcggttttgacgaaatttgaactttaaatgcttataaaacataaccatgatgcctatgtatcgttaatattttagctatacgcattacatttttaagctttttgaccgaatgaataattttttattgacatttatagaaaaacaaatttaaattaatcaaatacaatccaaatgaggacggtataaccaagctggttaccgaacaattttaataaattttaatttttatctccaattattttagaaagcaatgagcattttcaatttcgacctcctaaaagtatcaactagatccaattcgcttccaaaaacatacatccggcatcgatgtttatgatcagagcattttttctactataaaagtggaaaagttacaaacgttttaaaatacctcaattataaacgtctgaaattattagactggacaaaataaaaataaaattgtaactaattttcaagcccccccccccccccccattgaaaaatcctgcgtacgccactgtatGACATTATACCAAAGGCATTCTCTACCGCTCTTCGTGCCCTAGATAATCTATAATTGAATACTCTTTTTTCATTGCCTTTGACTTAAACGCCAGAATACggcttcataatattatgcttatttagAGCAAATACGCTATCCACTACGAATACATATGGTAACATATTAGTCTTGGCAGGAAGCGGTTCATCTGCTGGAAGCATAAGCTGTTCATGTTCAAATTTTTTCCATAGATCTGTGTTTCGATATACACCACTGTCACTTATTCTTCCTTGATACCCAACATcgacgaaaataaaattataattagcaTCAACTAGTGCCATAAGAACGATACTAAACGTCTCTCTGTAATTATAGTATTCTGCTCCACTTTTATTTGGACATTGGATTATAATATGCTTCCCATCAATTGCACCCAAGCAATAGGGAAAATGCCATTTGTCGTTGAACTCTTCAGAAATTGTATGCCACTGTTCGGAATTTTGTGGcagcttaaaaaataatgatattatattatagccttaGGTAttgaaaacaacaaaataacaaatatattgttcGATTACAAACTACtcttatttgtattttgaaccTTGTACCTCAGGTTTCTAGGTACAACACGATTCTGTCAGGTACTTATCGAGCGTAAAGAATGATACATAATTGCGTTGACTCCAAAAACCGCGCACTTTTGATAAAATACAGGACAAAACCGCACACTTTTGGTAGGTCAAAACCGCACACATTTAATAGGTTAAAACcgcacaattttaaaaattgtcgtaTCCAAAAACCGCACAGTTATGATTTTGACCCCAAAAAGGTCGATAAACAAAAAAcgcatatgtatatgtataattaattatttgttctcATTATTCTCATagttcatcaaaaaaaaatgtatatattcaataatttaaaatattttaaaaaaaaaagaaaaactaaaaatgtataagtatttctaaaatttaaaatattcatttaaaaaaaatttaaaactttcaaaGTTTGATTGGATGAAACCGACTGCcgacgttttttaaaaactttatacgATCTCCGTCACGTAAAAATTCTTCCCAAAATTGAAACAAATgctcctaaaaataaatacaatttaattaaaaatcaaaaatattattattatgtatcaccTATTTACTaacttgtttttgtttttcaattggacgaattatattttgaattcccTTATGGTTCTGGTTCATACGTGTCACTGTATCGATAtgaatatttcttaaaacatcAATAACCATAAATACAGATGGATTCGGAGAATAAAATTCAGAATTAAACCCTTGGTGAAATCTTTCTGCTCCATTCGTATTCCTTGTAGTTATATTTGCATTGATTGGATGGGTCCAAATTTCCATTGGGAATTGTCCTTCAATGTAGGTGTTAAGAATGTAGTCTCCAAATGCAGAACATGCATTGTGGACATATGGACATTAAATCAATGAATGCATCAGTGACTTCATGTACTGATAAAAATGGTAatccaaaaaacatttttagccaCTCACCAGTTTCATTTTGCTTAGAATTATATGATTGTCGAAGGTTATTGTTTGATTGGATTTTCCGCCATAAAGCTTGACCAAAGTGGAATCTACAGCCTTTGACTGTACTCCAGAAAATGTGTTTTGCACAGCCGTATGAGCAGCtccaaacatatatttttaatattgatccaCATTTTTAAGTAACACGATTCAGTTTTAGAAGGTAAAAAACAATGTActaaaggaaaataataatttctgctCCATCCGTGTATAGTATACAGTTGATAAAAATACTTTGGTTTGTATGTAAAAGTACCGTCAGCACAATGattacataaaaattcaatattttttttacacgtaaCAATAATCATTTCATCTTGTTTATACACAAaggtcattttttcattttggcAGGTTAAAATATCGCTATCTGAAACAAAGTTTAGAGCGTCCTCCAAACTTATCGGTAAAATTGGTAAAAGTTTCCTACGTTCATTATATATCGACTTCCTTATTAAGTTTACGTCATTGCTTCCTACCTATTACTTCACTATTCTCTATGGATGATACCtcttttcgttttatttttcgcGGTCTTTCATGAATGTCATTACAAGCCTTGCGTTTACATACATTACGTGGTAACGGGTCACTTCCCCGTCTCCATTTCACCGTCGAACATTTCCCCGTAAACACTTCCCCGTAAGACATTTTCCCGTCTAATACGTTTTACCGTGCGACATTTCCCCGTCCccgtaatttgtaaaatattggcacataaaataatttgtaaaatgtaataaaaaatatataaataataatattaataataataaaaatgttgatcaataattataataaaaatcaataccttatatttgtaaattatgagCAATtccaattaaatattcattgagATTACGTTCATGGTaagaatttacaatttttttaatccgTGTAGTTGTCttcgtatattttttctttttagctACCTGTTCTTGCCCTGCTAttaattgattgatttttatttccgTTGACCcttgttctttttttattgtgtctatTAAACGCCATATTGTTGGATGAGATGCACCTAACAATGACGAAAATGCTCTGTGCCAACCTTCGACGGAGTTGTTTGTTTTTGGCAAATCTGCAAGTGTTGCGTCGTATTGATTCCATAGTGCTAAACTAAATGNNNNNNNNNNNNNNNNNNNNNNNNNNNNNNNNNNNNNNNNNNNNNNNNNNNNNNNNNNNNNNNNNNNNNNNNNNNNNNNNNNNNNNNNNNNNNNNNNNNNNNNNNNNNNNNNNNNNNNNNNNNNNNNNNNNNNNNNNNNNNNNNNNNNNNNNNNNNNNNNNNNNNNNNNNNNNNNNNNNNNNNNNNNNNNNNNNNNNNNNNNNNNNNNNNNNNNNNNNNNNNNNNNNNNNNNNNNNNNNNNNNNNNNNNNNNNNNNNNNNNNNNNNNNNNNNNNNNNNNNNNNNNNNNNNNNNNNNNNNNNNNNNNNNNNNNNNNNNNNNNNNNNNNNNNNNNNNNNNNNNNNNNNNNNNNNNNNNNNNNNNNNNNNNNNNNNNNNNNNNNNNNNNNNNNNNNNNNNNNNNNNNNNNNNNNNNNNNNNNNNNNNNNNNNNNNNNNNNNNNNNNNNNNNNNNNNNNNNNNNNNNNNTTTTTATGCAGAATAACTTCATCGTTTACTGTATGTGCCCATCCACGAcacttgtacatattatatttgatgcatTTCCaatatgttttttcatttttcgtatagtccttttcaaaaatatattccgCATGTACTAATAAATTTTTTCCTTTGGTACTTTTTACGTAagtcattttaaaatagtaaaaaaaaaaaaataggtttactGAAAAAatctaatgtacctattacgAATGTGACGGcgtataacgaaaataatataacgacgcGACAGTTATCGAAACACTGTTAAACTATTTCAATTTGTTAGTTTTCCTAATGCATACCGGATCCGTTTAAGGATAACGTATATCGTACATCGATAACGTACCAATAtctttataggtaatttatatttgataaaacctataagaataaatatatatctaagtTAATTTGTCCGTACAAGGTGCAATATAagctatataaacatttatactatctttatttgttatatcttatatatatccTTCTTTTGACGGAGAAATGTCCAACGGGGAAAATCGCTGGACGGGGAAATATTGGACGGGGAAACGGTAACGGGGAAATGTCTAACGGGGAAATGTATTGCGGGGATCTGTCCATGAATCCATTACGTACCtcttgaatttgaattttcacAGTTTCCACCCGtttatgtttgtgtgtgttatttatttttagtatattctTCAATTGACTGCATGTTGTAACCGTGgatgtacaatttttaatataacaccgCCAAACCACATTTCCACTAATACTGACTCTAAATTTTCGGTATTTAAAATCGTCAAGTTATAAGCACTTGCCCCCTTTGTtactttcaataattttaaaatccattataaaaatttaagatattaacGTTTTAACACTAAATTATAGACGTAGGTACACTAACCGAATCGAGACCGACTAATAACGAGTGACAACTAAATACTTGATTATTGAATAGTACATAtcttataatcttatcttttcactattttcactaaaaatagTGTGCGGTTTTAACCCACTATAAATGTACGGTAATTTGATATACAATGACCGATAAGCTGTGCAGTTTTTGGCTATCGACCTTTTTAGGGTCAAAATCAAAAGTGTGCGGTTTTTGGATGCAACCCATAATTGATATATGATTCTCGTGACGTACCGATTGGCCGACAAACCAATTGGCCGACACACCATTTTGCCGACATGTATTTTTCATCCCGATTTGCATTCATTGACAAtgaattacataggtacacttaaaaatataatttttaataatataaataatatattatattataattcagttattattacttttaaatttttataaatcacgaaaattcaCGAACATTGTTCAAGTGAActactatcaaaatatatagtctatatagcTTATCATTATGTGCttttgttttacaaatgtaaatgaAACATTACAGCGTCCATGTACTCCAAGATAGAAATCGCACCATTTTGTAGCCtagaattatattgtataacgttattagaaaaaaaatgtatttttatatgtcaTAAACGCTTTACCTTTCTTTTGCAAATGATAATCTTTCttctaattttttgtattttgttttcatcTTTTGTGGCCGATTGCAGTTTTTTTGCGCTATGAGATCAAGCTCAAAGTTTGTTTGTTGGTTTTTCAGctctttgattaaaataaatatatttggctTTGGTCTACCAACAGCTTTGTTAAGAGCTGCATGCCATCCTTCAAGGTGGTTTATGGTCCTTGCTCCATCTGTATTAAAATGATTCCACATATTTCTATTAAACAGACAAATATCTGGATCCAAGTATGTTtcggtaaaataatttaataatttcagcacacctaaaataataatggcaaaaaattatattttgctaaTATAGTTCTAACAAATTacgtaaaaagtatatattaagttatatttactTTCTGACTGTGGTGCTTCACTATGAATTTCTGTCCAACAATTATCAATTTGTTCAATCGGAACTAAGGCTAATGAACAAAGACGACGAACAActcttttaatattatcgtcatGTGTATAATCATAAGCTAATCCCAAACTTTGAACTTTTCGCCAAATAAATTGCCCAAAGTGAAATAAACACCCTTTTATAGGTGTATCAGAACCAAAGCACTGCCGAATAGAGACGATCATTCCAAATTCAAAATCTATTTGGAAACAAGCAGGATTGAACTCTAATCCATTTTTTAATGCCACtccttttattatttcaaacattcTAGAATATGTTGATGTACTTTTATTGGGCAATAATGCGTAcgcctaaaaaatatattttattttcagatttatttgttattctaaataaaaatacgtttataaaattataattactagagGTATCATCACTCCTACAACAAAGCAGTGTAAGGTATAAatttgtgtaaataattttgGTGCTGACTTAAATGTGCCATccataaaaactatattaccaGAACAAAGACGACGTAAAAATCCTTCGGTACCAAATATAACGATTTTGTTATCCGTACCATTACatcctgtaataatattattattagtaatattatataattaaataattaaaataatttagtttaaataccTAAAAGAAAATCTTTTCCATCATTCGTTGATCGCCAATCACcttcaatatttaattcagaCAGCTTTTTAGGTAACGTTGGCATTAATTTCATACGTTTTCTGTATGCCGAACCTTTTACACTGGTATAAATTGGTATAGCGTCATTTATTTCGCTTTCCGTAGAACCCTCTATTCCTGAAGTCATAATTGATCTTCGGATTTCATTAAATGTCTGTGGTATAGTTTTTGTGGGATTTAGGTAATACCACTTCGtccttcaaatatattatttttaagttataacacgttaaaattcgaactttaaatggttataaaaaatatgattatgtaattttaatatatttcaactgtgtataaaaatttttgaaaaaaaaatggaaaaattaaaataaactcacTTTAAGCTTATTCCGAAAACCACGTTCAGCCAATTGGATTCCATGTGACGGGTGTTCATGCGTTTTTGACATTATAGCATTGTCTGAATCTTCTCTATATATTGCTCGACCTCCACAAttgtcaatacatttataatagtgaTTAGAACCTCGTATTCTATCAACTCGGTGTATAAATTTATAGACAACTAAAAGCTTGCCATCGCGctcagaatttattataaaccacgacattttaatattactcgTACTAGTCGTACTAAATAACTACTAACGTTGCAACTGTCGATGCAATGGTTACTAACTGTCAACTGACAAATGCCGATCgtagtataatagtttaatcAACATTTTGATTGTAGATTGTAATATTCTAGATTtccacataaaaattatttttatataatatcgcgtagtataatagttttatcaacattttgatTCTAGATTGTAATATTCTAGATTtccacataaaaattatttttatattttataaaatttcgtTTGTCGGCGAATCAGAACTTTTTCCATTTTTACCGGAGACCGGTTTCCGCGTCGGCGAATCGAGTAGTCGGCAAATTGGGTGTCGGCGAATCGGGCCTGAAtcataaatagaatattaagcATTATTGGCATTAGTTTATTTAACACTACAGATGTATTGTCTGAATCTGtagtttgaattattttaaaaattatactatactagctgaaaccgtgcacttcgttgctcgttaaatgtatcaactcaATATCAACTCTATataactcaaactttgttcaattcattacctaatattcggtgtatggtg from the Acyrthosiphon pisum isolate AL4f chromosome X, pea_aphid_22Mar2018_4r6ur, whole genome shotgun sequence genome contains:
- the LOC103307754 gene encoding uncharacterized protein LOC103307754, which translates into the protein MVCRPIGLSANRLALWNQYDATLADLPKTNNSVEGWHRAFSSLLGASHPTIWRLIDTIKKEQGSTEIKINQLIAGQEQVAKKKKYTKTTTRIKKIVNSYHERNLNEYLIGIAHNLQI